In Babesia microti strain RI chromosome IV, complete genome, the sequence CACTTTTATCCCTTTTTGGTTGCAACTCAAAGAATTTGCGATAAACTTGCAAGTGtattttgttatattgCATGTTGCAATTGGAGTTCACTAGACTTTCTAGCTTCCTAAAGGTATCATGTGGTTCCACTTCCTCAACCAACTTCTGTGTCAATtcaatcaaaattattgtgtgcaaataaattcaattgtttTGCCGTTCAAATTGAACATACCTGAAAATCGAAAAACTTAGTTTTGCGAACTTTCCCATCAATCTTTCGCGAATTGGCCGCAATTGCAGGATCATAAGATGAATTGAGCAAGTGCCTCTCCCATAAATAACTACTTTCCGCCTAAATAATCGCGAACCTACATTTGAAAACTCGGGAGCACGCTTTCCCGCATCAAAAGTATCATCCAAGCCTggtttaaataaaattttcaattttttattattgcgtattatattttggaCAATGATAAGACACGCAAGTGATTTGGATGAGTTTGACTCGTGCATGGAGGATTGAAGTATCCGTTTGAGAAATGCAGAAATTCgtgatatattatcatccTGGGATAACATTTGGTGcacaatattatataatcttTTCTCATTTGAAGTGTCAAATATGTCAATTTCCTGTAGTTTGTCGTAGATAAGACGGTAGAATCGATTCTTGGCCAAATCAAACACTATGGTACATCGGTAGATCAATCCCAACAGAGTAATGACAGTTGCCTTTGATTTATTCGTATGTGTAATCTTATATAGAGTATCCATGTAACACTCTATGCTCTTTTTAATATCACTTTTGGCCAAATTATTGCTGGAATGGTCTAAACATTTGTCTAATCCAATGGCCATGGCTCGAATAACTCTTGATGCCTCCTCTTTCacataaattgtttttgcTTTTCCCGAGGAAAAAACAGCAATGAACGAAGTATAAACTTTTAATAGTGATTCTAATGTTTCATGGTCATCCCTAAATAAGTTGTTTCACAATGAATTTACCATTAAGAGTCATCTTACCTATTCTGTATTTCCGAAAGAAagtttaacaattttgttatagAAATGAGGTTTTCTTGTACCTTATGAGACAAACCCTTATTTTTTTCGCGTCTATTCTTATATTTGCTGGATCTCCATCTAGTAGCCGATTTAAGGTTGGCATTCATTTGATGCAAAATATGGTTCAGTGTATTCCCAATTAGTTCAATTATGAACTTCTTAAAGCCCTTGTGGACTTTGGTTACCTGCCTAAGATTCCATGAAACTCTGGACGAAATCTTCATGTCagaattatgtatatttctAGTGAGCATTTGCAACAGTGCATATTCCTGTTCAGGATGTTGAGTTAACAAATCAGTTGCAATGTCAATACAAGTCTTTTGAATGACAAATAAATGATCACTTATGCCACGGCCAAGAATATCCACAAACACTGCAAATGCAAGTTTTAAATGATGTTCGAATGTAATCAGTAACAGTAACTGCGTAGCAATTGGTGTAACTTCACTAGTATCAGTGatttcaaatgaattgTTGTGAATGTATGATAGTATGTGAGGGTATTGTGATAGAAACAACAATTTTCTATTTGGTAATAATCGTTGTACAAATAACGTATGTAATGCATTTAATGCGGTTATCCTATCGCGATTCACATTTGATTGGGCAATAtccaacaatttttttatacaaaagaaattcaaaattggaTTTTGTTCCAATAGTAACGCCAGGGAATTCAATCTATCTCCCTTGGTAACTCCTTCACCAcctaaatttaaataaattctCACCCATAGCCGACTTATGCAACCACCTTTCATCGGAATCAACTTGCGATACATTAATTGAGTAAGATTTGCCGTATTTGCGCAATATTTCGGTACCACTAACTAACATTTTTTCATGGTCAATATTTTTGTCATTACCAGCGTTAGTTATGGAGGATGCCATATGCTGAAGTGATTCATACCAAGGTTTATCCCCAATTGCCTTTAAGAAACTTGTGATTAGTGAAACGTTAATATTGGGTTTACCATTGTACAAATCCAAACACTTGACCCTATCAGGTCGattacatttatttttcTTCCAAGCATGTTGTTTGTACCGTTCGCGCCACGTCTTTGGACGCGATCTCTTGTCATTACCCATGATGGTAGAGTTTAAAgcaatttttaaacatattatttGCTGAAATTTCGAataaaactaaaaaatatcccAACAAATCCAACACTTAATGACGCCATACCCATTGTAATAAATGTGGGTGCTGGTGATATATGGTAAATGGGAATCGAGCggaaataattaaaaaattaaaattactgacatttttatcagCTGAAGAAATAGACCTCATATGCGAAATAGTGGTCACACTAAAAGAGCCAAATGTGCAACTAATTGAGCGTATAGTCCATCGCTTAGGTGCAGCAACGTGTCAAAACATATTGACAGAAACGATTGTATCTACCAATTCACGTAGAATACGCTGGCGGATGGCGGTTTGAGAAAGCCTGATGGGTTTAAACGCACATCTGGCGGAGTTTTTATAGCATTGGTAAAGAAACGGCACGTCGTTTATGATGTAGGATTGACAACGATACCGTGGATTTCATTTGGAGGGAGCAGAAGGATAGGCAGAAGGAATACAAAAGGATCAAGCGACGCTCCATAGCTAAAAAAGCTGCAAATAAATAACCTAAATGGATGCCCTAGTTTCGGCGGTAAAGTTTGCTCAAGAAGCGGCATTGGAATCTAATGCCGGCAATTCAGGAAG encodes:
- a CDS encoding MAK21, NOC1, CEBPZ, ribosome biogenesis protein MAK21 (overlaps_old_locusTagID:BBM_III07155), coding for MGNDKRSRPKTWRERYKQHAWKKNKCNRPDRVKCLDLYNGKPNINVSLITSFLKAIGDKPWYESLQHMASSITNAGNDKNIDHEKMLVSGTEILRKYGKSYSINVSQVDSDERWLHKSAMGGEGVTKGDRLNSLALLLEQNPILNFFCIKKLLDIAQSNVNRDRITALNALHTLFVQRLLPNRKLLFLSQYPHILSYIHNNSFEITDTSEVTPIATQLLLLITFEHHLKLAFAVFVDILGRGISDHLFVIQKTCIDIATDLLTQHPEQEYALLQMLTRNIHNSDMKISSRVSWNLRQVTKVHKGFKKFIIELIGNTLNHILHQMNANLKSATRWRSSKYKNRREKNKGLSHKVQENLISITKLLNFLSEIQNRDDHETLESLLKVYTSFIAVFSSGKAKTIYVKEEASRVIRAMAIGLDKCLDHSSNNLAKSDIKKSIECYMDTLYKITHTNKSKATVITLLGLIYRCTIVFDLAKNRFYRLIYDKLQEIDIFDTSNEKRLYNIVHQMLSQDDNISRISAFLKRILQSSMHESNSSKSLACLIIVQNIIRNNKKLKILFKPGLDDTFDAGKRAPEFSNAESSYLWERHLLNSSYDPAIAANSRKIDGKVRKTKFFDFQKLVEEVEPHDTFRKLESLVNSNCNMQYNKIHLQVYRKFFELQPKRDKSDAYVNDDIDDEIFSSSESGSDYQDTLDAINFDQFKSQLVEHSIPKELEKILKNRSFINADELSKYL
- a CDS encoding hypothetical protein (overlaps_old_locusTagID:BBM_III07160), yielding MVNGNRAEIIKKLKLLTFLSAEEIDLICEIVVTLKEPNVQLIERIVHRLGAATCQNILTETINTLADGGLRKPDGFKRTSGGVFIALVKKRIDNDTVDFIWREQKDRQKEYKRIKRRSIAKKAANK